A section of the Tachysurus fulvidraco isolate hzauxx_2018 chromosome 7, HZAU_PFXX_2.0, whole genome shotgun sequence genome encodes:
- the dpm3 gene encoding dolichol-phosphate mannosyltransferase subunit 3 gives MCLGSPSVSPNFFIMTKLLEWLLGLSLVAVAWGLVTFDLLGLRLPAVYKEVTWPMPVYLLVVFGCYSLATVGYRVATFNDCEDAATELKAQIQEAKADLQKKGMKM, from the coding sequence gTTCTCCTTCTGTTTCTCCAAACTTCTTCATCATGACCAAACTTCTGGAGTggcttctgggtctctcactggttGCTGTTGCCTGGGGACtggtgacctttgaccttctTGGCTTGCGGCTGCCTGCCGTGTACAAGGAAGTAACTTGGCCGATGCCGGTGTACCTGCTGGTGGTGTTTGGTTGTTATTCGCTGGCAACAGTGGGTTACAGAGTCGCCACCTTCAACGACTGTGAAGACGCAGCCACAGAACTTAAGGCACAGATACAAGAGGCTAAAGCAGACTTACAGAAGAAGGGCATGAAGATGTGA